From the Candidatus Binataceae bacterium genome, the window CCCCCGCCCAAAAGCAGCATCTGGAAGGTCTTGGGATTGGTACTGGGATTGCTGCTGACTCCGGTAATCGTCACCGGGATATTGGCGCTGGTCGAGCCCGCCGGAATCACGATCGAGCCGTTGGCGGCGGTGTAGTCCGTCCCGGCTACCGCCGTGCCGTCCTGGGTCTTGTACTGTACGAAAGCGTCATAACTGGTGTCGCTGCTACGCGTGACCGGAATGTTGAGGGTGGTGGAGGAACTGCTCGTCACCGTCACGCTGCCGGCCGAAATCGCGATCGAGGTGGAATCGCCCCACGCCGCCAGAGCCACCACCAAGCCGAACACAGCCAAACACGCGCTTATGGTAGATTTGTCAAGCAACTTGCGTAGCAAGGGGGTCAGGGCGCGCCCAATCTTTGGCATCGCTTAGGGTCCTTTCAAGCGGGCTTTTCGGTCCGACTGACCAGCGGAGAAAAAGCTGGTAGGCAATACTGCTGGTGTATTGCTGCTTTTGTAGCGTGCACTGCCTATGCACGCCCAATAAAGCGGTCGGAAACTATCGTCTTTATCGTCTTAGGTCAACAGCAACAGGCTTCATCGGTTTTTGCGGCGTATAAAGCAGTGCCAATCGCCAAGTTTTACCTGTAGCCGGCTTAACTGTAGAGACGGGAGATTCGCGCGAGCTTAAGGCCCGCGAAGGCGCGGGCACGCACTGCCAACGCGTTCGCGAAGTTACGACGACTCAACTCCGGGTCGGGCTCCGAATAACGCCCTCTGACACTGTCCGTAACGCTGGACAGAAGCAGGTAGCGTCGTAGAGCCGTTCGCGCACCAAGCGTTCAATCACGCCAGCCCCCGGTCGGCAGACCGATCAGGAACAATGGCGACAGCGCCAGGGCGGCGTAGTTCACGTTCGCTTAAGTGTCAGTAAGGCGGCGCGGTCAGCGCTAGCTAGAAAATCGCGTCGGCGGCGTCATTATGCACGCCCCTCGTCCTGCCGCAGCAGGTCTGGCGATTGGCAGAACGAGGGGTTGTGGACAAGCTATGGCGCTAGCAAGACCGCAAGTCTGAGGGCTCAGCCCGCTTGGCGCATCGCCTTGACCAGGATGGCGGCGATTTCGGGCCGAGTGTATTCGGGTGGGGGAAACTCGCCGCGCTGCAGCATCTCACGCACCTTGGTGCCCGACAGAATCACCCGGTCCTGGTCGGTGTGCGGGCAGGTCTTGAAGGAAGCCATCCCCTCGCAGCGGCGGCAATAGAAGGTGTGTTCGAAGGCCAATGGCACAATTGCGATCTCCTCGGGGCTGAAGCGCGAGAAGATCTGCTGAGCGTCGTAAGTGCCGTAGTAGTTCCCTACGCCGGCGTGATCCCGCCCCACGATAAAATGGGTGCAGCCGTAGTTGCGCCGAATAATGGCGTGCAGCACCGCCTCGCGCGGACCGCCGTAGCGCATATGGGCCGGCATCACGGAGAGCATCGCACGATTCTTGGGATAGTACTGCTCTAACAACACTTTGTAGGATTCCATCCGCACCGCGGCCGGCACGTCGTCGCCCTTAGTCTCACCCACCAGCGGATGGAGCAGCAGACCGTCGCAAATCTCCAGCGCCGCCTTCTGGATGTATTCGTGCGCGCGATGGGTGGGATTGCGAGTCTGGAAGGCCACCACCTTGCGCCATTGCCGGGCCTTGAACTCGGCCCGGGTCTGCGCCGGTTCCAGCCGATATTCAAGAAACGTACGATCGGGGATCTCGTCGAACAGCGTCACCTTGCCGCCCAAACATAGCGGCGGCTGGCCCAGCACATTCTTGGCTCCGGGATGGGCTTCATCGGCGGTGCCAAAGACCGCACTGGCTTCGGCGACCCGATCGACCCGAAAGACTTCACTGACCGCCATCACCGCCAAGCGCTGCCCGGCCTCGGTGGCCAGCGCCACCTGCGCCCCGGGCTTGATTGCCTTGGCCTGCGCCTCGCTCACACCCAGCGTAATCGGAATCGGCCAGGGCACGCCCGAGGCCAATCTCATCTCGTCGCGCGAGCGCGTGTAGTCGGCCTCGCCCATGAAGCCGTCCAGGGGCGAAAAGGCGCCAATGGCGAGCATTTCCAAGTCGGACAGATCGCGCGCATTGAGGCTGACCACCGCCAGTCCCTGCGCATGGCGCGCCAAACCCTCGCGCTCGGCCGCCGGCGCCCGCAGATTAACCAACCCATCGCCGCCGTGAGGAGTAATCGTCTCGCGTTCCAACTCGCCCATCACCGTGCTCCATTGGCGCTGACCAGCCGCGCCGCTTCCAATGCCGTGAGCAATCGACCCAGGCTGTCCGCAACGCTCTCACGGTCGCTTTCGATCACCAGCTCGGGCGTCAAAGGCTCCTCATAAGGATCGGAAACCCCGGTGAAACCCGGCAACTCGCCCTTAAGCGCCTTGGCGTACAAGCCCTTGACGTCGCGCCGGACCAGGGTCTCCAGCGGGCATTTCACGTACACTTCAAAAAAGCGCTCATGCGCCGCTCGCACTTCGTCGCGTACCGCGCGATAAGGCGAAATCGCGGCCGACACCGCGATTACGCCGTTGCGGGCCAAAAGCCGGCAGACATAACCGATCCGCCGGATGTTGGTGTCGCGATCTTCCTTGGAAAAGCCCAGCCCCTTAGAGAGATTGGTCCGCACCTCGTCGCCATCAAGAATTTCCACTCGCCGTCCGCGCCGGCGCAATTCTTGCGCTACCGCATTGGCCAGCGTCGATTTGCCCGCTCCTGACAGACCCGTGAACCACAAGGTAAATCCTTCGTCCATTAACCTCATTCCCCAAATAAAAGACTTAGTGGGTCATATTAGTTGCTTATTTTGGACTTCGGATCAAGCGGTCGCCCGTCCGGCTTGTATCCAGGCTAAAAGTGCCGCGGGCGAGGCGAAGACGTGGGTCGCATCCGCCTCCTGCAAGCGCTGGCGCGCGCGCTGCGAGAAGCCTACTCCGGCGAAGCGGACACCGGCGCTGCGCGCGGCCTGCAAATCGGCCAGGCTGTCGCCTACGAACAGCGCGTCATCGGGCTGGGCGCGCAGTCGCGCCAGCGCGAGTGCGACCATCTGCGAGGACGGTTTGAGGGCAAGCTCGCTGTTGCGCCCAATAATCCTGTCGTTCGGCAGATAGATCGAATGGCGGTCGAGCCAGCGCGCCACCGTAAGCGAGGAGTTGGAGGTGACAATGGCGGCATGGTCCTGGAGTTCTCGCAACAACTCCAAGGCACCGGGCAGCGGCTGCGCGCGTTCCACACCGGCCAGCTCATAACGCTCGATAAGCGCGCTGGCAGCCCTTAGCAGGGCACCTCGTGACGGATCGATTGGGCCGGGAGCAGCGTGGAAGCGGGCGTGCAGGGCGGCGTAGAGCGGCAAATTACCCTTGGGGATTTCGACGAATAGCTGTGGGTCCACGCCTGCCCCGCGCAGCATCGGCTCCAAGGCGCGGCGGCTGGCCTCCCAGTCGACCTCGACCTCCAGGGCCGCCAGCGTGTTGTCGAAATCGAGCAGCCAGGCCTTGGGAGTAAGCTTCATGGCGCAAGCATGAAGTGGGCGTCAAGCGCAGCGCTGGCAGCACGTGCCAGCGGCGAGCGTGCAGGGGTTCAGCTCATAACCCGAGCATCGGAGCAGCCGAGCGGCGGGTGCGGCAAGGGCGAGCAGTTGCAACAGAATTTCGCCGCCGCCCGCAATCGCGATCGCTTCGGCGGGCAGTTCGATAGACCCCGGCTCTTGGCAGGCGGGCGCAAGCAGGGCCGGATCGGCGCAGGCCAGGCAGGGTGGCCGCGAAGCGAGGGTCACGATGGCGCGCGGCGCGATCAGCCGTATCAACATCAGCGGCCTGACGCCGCTGTGGTCGAGGGCGGCCAGCGATGGCAATTCGCTCTCGCGAGATAGCACGAACGCGGTCAGGTCGGCCGGCGGCGAAGAGTCCTGCCAGGGCTCCAGGCGCACCTCAGGGTTGCGCTTCGCGATCGCCGCGCACATTCGCGCCAGCGGCTGGCCCACCAGCGGCAAGTGAATACAGCCCACGCCGGCGCCCGCCAGATAGGGCAATATCGCTTCCAGTGCGGCGGGATCGCCGGCCAGCGCGAGGCGGCTTTGGCTCAGTCGCTGCTGGCCGCGGCCACCGACCTCGGGCAAAATAATCTGCCGGCTGTAGCGATCGATTTGGGCGTCGGTGAGCAAAATGGCTATTCGATGATGTTTTTTTCGATCGGCTCGACCGTTACGCCCATCGAACGCAGATACTTGATGGCGCCCTCGATTTGGTCGGCGGTGCCGTCGAACTCCAGTGCCACCAGCCCCATCTGGTCGGAGACGCTGGCACCGCGAATATTGAAGGCAAGGTCGAATTTCTTGACCAGTTGATAAAGCAGCGGCTCGCGGATGAGCGCGCTGGGATAGGTCAGATAGTAGCGTTCGCGATGACGCCGGGGGTTCATAGCTTCTCCAGCAGGCGCTTGAGTTTGAGCGGAGTCCAGGCCTTCCAGCCAATCCACAAGTTAGTGGAGAGATATTTATCGCCCAAATCGGGAAATACCGTCACCACGCAACCCTGGCGCAATTCGCGCGCGACCTTCAGCGCCGCCACCATCGCGGCCCCTGAAGATTGACCCACCAGCAACCCTTCGACCTGGCCCAGCGCATAGACCATATCGTAGGCGTCTTCCGTCTCCACCGGAACTTTGCGGTCGATCTGATCCTCGTGGTAGATGCCGGGGACGATCGAGGAGGCCATGTGTTTGAGTCCCTCCAACCCGTGCATCGCGTCGGCCGGTTCGGCCGCGATGACCTGGATGGCCGCGTCGCGAGTTTTGAGATAACGGCCAGTGCCCATCAGCGTACCGCTGGTGCCGATCCCGGCGATAAAGTGGCTGATGGCGCCGCCGGTCTGGTGCCAGATCTCGGGACCGGTGGTCTCGAAGTGGGCCTGCGGATTGGCCTCGTTGTTGTACTGATCAGGTTTGAAGTAGCGCTGGGGGTCGCGGGCGATAAGCTCGCGACAGCGCAGAATGGCGCCGTCGGATCCCTCCAGCGGATCAGAGAAGACCACCTTGGCGCCAAAGGCCGCGATAATCCGCTTGCGCTCCTGGCTCACGTTGGAGGCCATCACCAGTTCCACCGGGTAGCCCAACGCCGAACCCACCATCGCCAATGCGATCCCGGTGTTACCCGAGGTCGAATCGATAATGGTCTTGCCCGGCTGCAACAGCCCGCTGGCCAAGCCAACCTCGATCATTTTGCGCACGGCGCGGTCCTTGACCGAGCCACCGGGGTTGAAGCCCTCCAGCTTGGCAAAGATCCGCACGCCCGGCCGCAGCAAGCCCGCGGTCAGGCGTGAGATCTCCAGCAGCGGAGTGTTGCCGATCAGGTCCAACACGCTGAGGGCGCGCGCGCCGGGCCCGGGCTGGGGATTAGCGGCCGCCGGCAATCGCAGGAACGATGGAGATATCGTCGCCATCCTTGACCGGTGAGTTTAGCTGATCAAGGAACCGCACGTCGTCGCCATTGAGATAGATATTCACGAAGCGGCGAATCTGGCCGTTCTCATCGAGCAGCCGCTCGCGCAACCCGGGATGATTACGCTCCAAATCTTCGATGACATCCTTGAGATTGGCGCCGGCAGCGCCGATTTCGCCCGCGCCGGCGGTAAACTTGCGCAAGGGAGTGGGGACCCGTACCCGGACTGGCATCTGGTTGTTGACCTCCTGAGTTAAAAATTTAAGCCGCGCCCGCCAAAGCGGGCTTGGCACCGCCGAGCCGCTCGAACAGGGCGTCAAAATCCTTCAGGCGTGCGTCGATTACCGAAGGCTGCTCGATCGCGCCGGCGACCGCTTCCAAGGTCTTATAGCCGTTGCCGGTAATCGAGACGACCACGCAATCCTCGCGCGAGATCCGCCCTTGCTCCAGCAACTTCAAGGTCACCGCCAGGGTAGTACCGCCGGCGGGCTCGGCGAAAACCCCCTCGGTGCGGGCCAGCAGCTTGATCGCATCGATGATTTCGGGATCGGTGGCCATCTCGCCCCAGCCGCCCGACTCGCGCACCGCGCGCAGCACATAATAACCGTCGGCCGGGTTGCCAATCGCGATCGATTTGGCGATGGTCTCGGGTTTGACCGGGGTGATCAGGTCGGCCCCCTTGTGCAGGGCGGTCACCACCGGGGCCGATCCCGCCGCCTGCGCGGTGTAAATCCGCGGCTCGTTGCCGCGCACCAAGCCCAGATCCTTGAATTCTTTGAAAGCCTTGGCGACCTTGGGCAAAATCGTGCCGCCAGCGGTGGGAATAACCACATGATCGGGCAGCCGCCAGCCCAATTGCTCGGCAATCTCGAAGCCGAAGGTCTTGGCGCCTTCGGTATAGTAGGGCCGTAGGTTGATGTTGACGAAAGCCCACCCGTACTTGTCCGCGATCTCGCTGCATAGCCGATTGACGTCGTCGTAGTTGCCGCGAATGGTCACCACCTGTGCGCCATAAATGGCAGAGCCGACGATTTTTCCGGCCTCCACCCCCTCGGGCATGAAAATGTAGCATTTAAGTCCAGCCCGCGCGGCGTGGGCCGCCACCGCCGTGGCCAGATTGCCGGTGGACGCACACGACACCGTGGTAAAGCCGAACTCGCGCGCCTTAGTAATGGCCACCGACACCACCCGGTCCTTGTAGGACAAGGTGGGATGGTTGACGGTGTCGTCTTTGAGATAGAGCCGCGGCAGACCCAGTTCGGCGCCCAACCGGCGGGCGTGCAGGAGCGGGGTAAAGCCGGAATTAGGGCCGGCTTCGGGCTCGCTATCCACCGGCAGCAGCTCGCGATAGCGCCACAGGTTGCGCGGCCGGCTCTCGATCAATTTATGGGTAAGCACGGCACGGATGCGGGCGTAGTCGTAGGTAATCTCCAGCGGACCGAAGCAGGTCTCGCAGACATGCAGCGGTTGCACGGGGTACTGTTGCCCGCATTCGCGGCATCGCAGTTCAGTTACGTAGCTCATGGCCGTTCCTTGTGTTGATAGCCTTCACCGAAAATCTCTGCCGCGCCACATTGGCAGCCCGCGCGGGGCTGCACCGCGACTTGGCGGACCCCACCGCGCCGCAGATCATAAGTAAGCAGCCGCCCCACTAGCGCCAGCGGCTGGCGGCGCAAATAATTGACCCCTTCCCCTCCTTGCAGGCTGCCAATAAAGCCAGCGAGCGGGCCCAGGATTCCAGCTTCGCGACAGCTTGCCCCCTCCGTCGCGGGCGGCGGGGCCTCAAACAGGCATCGCAGGCAGGCACTGTGCCCCGGCACCACCGTCAGCGCCTGCCCTTGAAAGCCCAGCACACCGCCATAGACGAAGGGGCGCGCCGTAGCCAGGCAAACGTCGTTGATCAGAAACTTGGTGGCCGGGTCGTCAGTGGCATCGATCACGAAATCGTGAGCGGAGATAAGGGCCATCGCGGTGCTGGCCTCCACTCGCCCCACGATCGCGCGCGACCGCAGGCCGGTGAAACGCTCCTCCAGGCGGCGGGCCGCAACCTCCGCCTTGGGCCATCCCACGTCGCTTTCGAAAAACAGGGTCTGGCGCGGCAGGTTGGAGAGCTCCACCATGTCGGGATCGATCAGCGTGATGTCAGTGGCACCGCCGCCAGCCGCGCTGGATGCGGCGGGCAATCCCAAGCCTCCCGCGCCAATCACCAAGATTTTGCCAGTTACGCTGGTCACACCTTCCACCACAAAATAGTGGCCGGGGCATCGACTGGCTTTAGTAAGGAGGGGTTATAACCCCACCCCAATTCGATAAGGGAGGGGCTTTCGCTCTCACCTTATCTTCCAAGGCTGCCCCGACCAGGGGCACCTTGCCGGAATTAGCACCAGCACCCAGGTTGGGCCGGTTGCTGCGGCATCGTCGGGCCTGTCCCTCCGCCGCTCTTGATAAGGCAATAATTCCGACTGTCGCCTAGAAGCCTTATCCAAGCGCTCGCATCTTGTCAACCGCTCGGTCAGGGTTTCTCGTGCGCGCGTCAGTGGGCGGCCTTCTACTCCGCTGAGAACTCGTTGCGCCAGAGCCCTCTCTGCGCCTTCCCCTGGCGAGGAAGGGATTGGGGCCCGACAAGAGCGCCTGTTTTGTAATGAGCGCCAGCCTAGCTTTCGCGGCTGCCGTTGGATTCCAGCAAATCGTGGATGGTGTGCAGGCGTACCACCGAATAGGCGCGCTTGCCCTTGGGCGTTTGCACTTCGAAATCATCCCCCTCGCCTCGCCCGATCATCGCCTTGCCCAATGGGGAGGCCAGCGAGATTCGGTTGAGCGTGGCGTCGACCTCCTCGGGGACTACGATTTCGTATTCCGTGCGTGCCCCCTCTTCGTCTTCGATTTCCACCTTGCTGCCTAACCCCACGGTATCGCGCGGCACCGATTCCAGGTTGATACGGGCCAGCTCTGCTACTCGCAGTTCGTAATTAGATAGCCGCGCGCGCAGAAACTCTTGGCGCTGCTTGGCCATCGCATATTCCGCGTTTTCCGACAAATCTCCATGCGCCCGAGCGCGCTCTAGCTCCTTGGGCAAATCGATGGTTAGTTCACGCTTGAGATTTTCCATCTCCTTGCGCAACCGCTTGATAACAGGCAACTCGACCATGCTCACACCCTTTGAAACATGCCAATGGGCTGCGCGCGACCCGCTTTCAATCCGCCACAATCGAAGTCAGGCTGCGACTGACGCCATTGACGCTCTGAATCTGATGGACCACCAGCTCCCCCAACGCAGTCACGTCGGTGGCTTCGACCAAGGCGATAATATCGTGGGGACCGGCCACGGTATGGGCGGCCGCGACGCCCTTAACCCCGCGCAAGCGCCCCGCCACCTCGCGAGCCTTCCCGGGAGCGGTATCGATCAGTATGAACGCCTTAACCGCCATCGTACCACTATCCCCCGCTCCTGCCTCGTCTGTATCTTGCTCCGCCGGCGGCTGCCGTCAAGCCCCGCGCGCAGAATGAATTTTACAGGGCTGCGCCACTGAAGTCCCGTCTTGTCCCATCACACATCCGCCTGAGGAAGCAAGCGCCTAATAGATTGGCGCTGACCCAGGTTGACCGCCAGCGGTTTTTTGATAATAATTCTCAATATCGCCATGGCTACAACCGCAATCCCTTATTTTCTCTACGCCTTTGGTATCTTACTACGCGAGGGACTCGAAGCGCTGTTAGTCGTGGTGGCCCTGGCAGCCGGGGTTAGGCAAATGGGCCGGGCCTCCAAGGTGCGAGAAATCTATCTGGGCGCTGGGTTAGGAATCGTGGTCAGCCTGCTGTTGGCGTGGGGCGTCAATGCCCTGATTACCGACAACGACAGCGACGCGATGGAGGGGGTGTTTCAAATCGTCGCGGCGTTGACCTTGTTTTACGTCAGCTCCTGGCTGACCGCCAAAACGCAGGCCTCGCGCTGGCAGGAGTTCTTGCAAAAGCAGATTGTGCAGCAGGGCCGGCGCGCAATTCCCCTGGCCTTTGGCCTCAGTGCCTTCCTGGCGGTCCTGCGTGAGGGCGCCGAAACAATAGTCTTCTTCCAGGCCTTGCTGGGGGGCGCTTCAGCCGGGACCGAGCGACATGCGATCTGGGCCGGGATGGGCTTGGCGGCAATCGCGCTGGCGCTGGTGTTCTTCGGCTTGCAAGGGGTGCTGGCGCGAATCCCGCTGCGCCATTTCTTTCGCGTTACCTCGCTTTTGCTCTACGGCTTGGCGGTGGTGTTTATCGGCCAAGCGGTGGGCAGCTTGCAGGAGGCCGAGGTCGTCGGCGCCACCTTCATCGCCCATGTGCCCACCATCCCGGTGCTAGGTATCTTTCCCACCGTGCAAAGCTTGGCAGCTCAAACCGTCCTGTTGGTTCTGGCCGCGGCGGCTTGGTTCGTACCGCGCCACAGCACCGGGGGCGAGGCCCGCGACATCGCAACCAAGCCACAGCGCACGGCTTCGGTGCGAGCCCACTGACGACCCTCGCGCTTGGGGCCGGCGCAAGTCGCGATCGGCAAGATCGGGTTGATCGGTTGCGCTCAAGGCCTTAAAACAGCCTGCGAGATGGAATCCCATACCGCTTTCCAGGCTGGCTCGCTGCTGGAACGCTGCTGGGGCGTGCTAGCCACCGTGATGGCGGTCATCTACACGATGGTCGTGTCGCCCATCGCGGCGCTGGTAGCGCCCTTCGCGGGCGGGCGCGGAGTCGACGTGCTGGGGCGGATCTGGAGCCGCGCGATCATCCGTACCAGCGGGGTCAAGGTGGAGTTTCGCGGCCTGGACCACCTCCGCGGCCTGGACGGCTGCATCGTGGTCACCAACCATCAAAGCATGTTCGACATCTTTGCCTTGCTCGGCTACCTGCCCCATCCGGTACGTTTTGTCGCCAAAAAAGAGCTGCTCAAGATTCCGGCTTTCGGCTATGCGCTGTGGCGCTCGGGCCATATCGTGATCGGCCGCCAGGAGGGTGGGCGCGAGGTTCGACGGGCAGTGAAGATCGCGCGGCGCGGCTTCGCCGTGGTCTTTTTCGCCGAAGGCCATCGCTTCGGCGACGGCCGTATCCATCCCTTCAACGAGGGCGCGGCATGGCTGGGACTTCTCACCCGGCTGCCGTGCGTGCCCTTGGCGATTAGCGGCAGCGGCGCCATCCATCCGCGCGGCGCCTTGACGATTCGTCCCCATCGCACGATCCGGCTATCTTTCGGAGCGCCGATCCCCACCGCTAATCTGCGCTCATCGGATCGCGCGCAGTTGACCCAAACCCTTCAGCGCCAGGTCGAAGAACTGTTCCAGGGCTGATTTCAGGCAGCGCGCTCAGGGACGGCGATCGAAGATGAACAGCGGCCCTTGGCCGCACCCGCGCTCGACCTCCACGACTCGCATCGCCCCCTGGCGTCGCATCGGGCGACAGCCAAACCCGGCTTGGGTCAGCGCCGTCATTTTCGGATTTTTTCCCGCTTGCGGGTCACGATGGGGACGCTTTTCTCCCCGATCGTTTGGATTAAGGAAGGTGGCAGACTCACACCGTCCCGGCGCGCAAACTTCTCGGTCGTTTGCGCGCCGAGCGGACTTGCCAGTGTGAGCCGGAGGGCTTAGTGGATAATCACCCCGGCCCG encodes:
- the sat gene encoding sulfate adenylyltransferase, whose product is MGELERETITPHGGDGLVNLRAPAAEREGLARHAQGLAVVSLNARDLSDLEMLAIGAFSPLDGFMGEADYTRSRDEMRLASGVPWPIPITLGVSEAQAKAIKPGAQVALATEAGQRLAVMAVSEVFRVDRVAEASAVFGTADEAHPGAKNVLGQPPLCLGGKVTLFDEIPDRTFLEYRLEPAQTRAEFKARQWRKVVAFQTRNPTHRAHEYIQKAALEICDGLLLHPLVGETKGDDVPAAVRMESYKVLLEQYYPKNRAMLSVMPAHMRYGGPREAVLHAIIRRNYGCTHFIVGRDHAGVGNYYGTYDAQQIFSRFSPEEIAIVPLAFEHTFYCRRCEGMASFKTCPHTDQDRVILSGTKVREMLQRGEFPPPEYTRPEIAAILVKAMRQAG
- the cysC gene encoding adenylyl-sulfate kinase, with protein sequence MDEGFTLWFTGLSGAGKSTLANAVAQELRRRGRRVEILDGDEVRTNLSKGLGFSKEDRDTNIRRIGYVCRLLARNGVIAVSAAISPYRAVRDEVRAAHERFFEVYVKCPLETLVRRDVKGLYAKALKGELPGFTGVSDPYEEPLTPELVIESDRESVADSLGRLLTALEAARLVSANGAR
- a CDS encoding HAD family hydrolase, with product MKLTPKAWLLDFDNTLAALEVEVDWEASRRALEPMLRGAGVDPQLFVEIPKGNLPLYAALHARFHAAPGPIDPSRGALLRAASALIERYELAGVERAQPLPGALELLRELQDHAAIVTSNSSLTVARWLDRHSIYLPNDRIIGRNSELALKPSSQMVALALARLRAQPDDALFVGDSLADLQAARSAGVRFAGVGFSQRARQRLQEADATHVFASPAALLAWIQAGRATA
- a CDS encoding ThiF family adenylyltransferase — translated: MLTDAQIDRYSRQIILPEVGGRGQQRLSQSRLALAGDPAALEAILPYLAGAGVGCIHLPLVGQPLARMCAAIAKRNPEVRLEPWQDSSPPADLTAFVLSRESELPSLAALDHSGVRPLMLIRLIAPRAIVTLASRPPCLACADPALLAPACQEPGSIELPAEAIAIAGGGEILLQLLALAAPAARLLRCSGYELNPCTLAAGTCCQRCA
- a CDS encoding NIL domain-containing protein, giving the protein MNPRRHRERYYLTYPSALIREPLLYQLVKKFDLAFNIRGASVSDQMGLVALEFDGTADQIEGAIKYLRSMGVTVEPIEKNIIE
- a CDS encoding PLP-dependent cysteine synthase family protein, yielding MATISPSFLRLPAAANPQPGPGARALSVLDLIGNTPLLEISRLTAGLLRPGVRIFAKLEGFNPGGSVKDRAVRKMIEVGLASGLLQPGKTIIDSTSGNTGIALAMVGSALGYPVELVMASNVSQERKRIIAAFGAKVVFSDPLEGSDGAILRCRELIARDPQRYFKPDQYNNEANPQAHFETTGPEIWHQTGGAISHFIAGIGTSGTLMGTGRYLKTRDAAIQVIAAEPADAMHGLEGLKHMASSIVPGIYHEDQIDRKVPVETEDAYDMVYALGQVEGLLVGQSSGAAMVAALKVARELRQGCVVTVFPDLGDKYLSTNLWIGWKAWTPLKLKRLLEKL
- a CDS encoding ubiquitin-like small modifier protein 1: MPVRVRVPTPLRKFTAGAGEIGAAGANLKDVIEDLERNHPGLRERLLDENGQIRRFVNIYLNGDDVRFLDQLNSPVKDGDDISIVPAIAGGR
- a CDS encoding threonine synthase, whose protein sequence is MSYVTELRCRECGQQYPVQPLHVCETCFGPLEITYDYARIRAVLTHKLIESRPRNLWRYRELLPVDSEPEAGPNSGFTPLLHARRLGAELGLPRLYLKDDTVNHPTLSYKDRVVSVAITKAREFGFTTVSCASTGNLATAVAAHAARAGLKCYIFMPEGVEAGKIVGSAIYGAQVVTIRGNYDDVNRLCSEIADKYGWAFVNINLRPYYTEGAKTFGFEIAEQLGWRLPDHVVIPTAGGTILPKVAKAFKEFKDLGLVRGNEPRIYTAQAAGSAPVVTALHKGADLITPVKPETIAKSIAIGNPADGYYVLRAVRESGGWGEMATDPEIIDAIKLLARTEGVFAEPAGGTTLAVTLKLLEQGRISREDCVVVSITGNGYKTLEAVAGAIEQPSVIDARLKDFDALFERLGGAKPALAGAA
- a CDS encoding HesA/MoeB/ThiF family protein — its product is MTSVTGKILVIGAGGLGLPAASSAAGGGATDITLIDPDMVELSNLPRQTLFFESDVGWPKAEVAARRLEERFTGLRSRAIVGRVEASTAMALISAHDFVIDATDDPATKFLINDVCLATARPFVYGGVLGFQGQALTVVPGHSACLRCLFEAPPPATEGASCREAGILGPLAGFIGSLQGGEGVNYLRRQPLALVGRLLTYDLRRGGVRQVAVQPRAGCQCGAAEIFGEGYQHKERP
- a CDS encoding GreA/GreB family elongation factor, giving the protein MVELPVIKRLRKEMENLKRELTIDLPKELERARAHGDLSENAEYAMAKQRQEFLRARLSNYELRVAELARINLESVPRDTVGLGSKVEIEDEEGARTEYEIVVPEEVDATLNRISLASPLGKAMIGRGEGDDFEVQTPKGKRAYSVVRLHTIHDLLESNGSRES
- a CDS encoding Lrp/AsnC ligand binding domain-containing protein codes for the protein MAVKAFILIDTAPGKAREVAGRLRGVKGVAAAHTVAGPHDIIALVEATDVTALGELVVHQIQSVNGVSRSLTSIVAD
- a CDS encoding FTR1 family protein, coding for MATTAIPYFLYAFGILLREGLEALLVVVALAAGVRQMGRASKVREIYLGAGLGIVVSLLLAWGVNALITDNDSDAMEGVFQIVAALTLFYVSSWLTAKTQASRWQEFLQKQIVQQGRRAIPLAFGLSAFLAVLREGAETIVFFQALLGGASAGTERHAIWAGMGLAAIALALVFFGLQGVLARIPLRHFFRVTSLLLYGLAVVFIGQAVGSLQEAEVVGATFIAHVPTIPVLGIFPTVQSLAAQTVLLVLAAAAWFVPRHSTGGEARDIATKPQRTASVRAH
- a CDS encoding lysophospholipid acyltransferase family protein, producing the protein MESHTAFQAGSLLERCWGVLATVMAVIYTMVVSPIAALVAPFAGGRGVDVLGRIWSRAIIRTSGVKVEFRGLDHLRGLDGCIVVTNHQSMFDIFALLGYLPHPVRFVAKKELLKIPAFGYALWRSGHIVIGRQEGGREVRRAVKIARRGFAVVFFAEGHRFGDGRIHPFNEGAAWLGLLTRLPCVPLAISGSGAIHPRGALTIRPHRTIRLSFGAPIPTANLRSSDRAQLTQTLQRQVEELFQG